The proteins below come from a single Eucalyptus grandis isolate ANBG69807.140 chromosome 3, ASM1654582v1, whole genome shotgun sequence genomic window:
- the LOC104439696 gene encoding TMV resistance protein N: MAKRKYVDGPAMSTDNSDVESSLEPEFKVLLINRGDAESSPRAEYEVFLNFRGLDTCLNFIDCLYHAMDGAGIRVFRDDEEIRKGEAIEGKLERAIKISTICISIFSKNYTSSVWCLRELAYMMDCKAMILPIFFDVEPRDVKLKSELYQDALQKHEEKLGCEVVQRWKDTLKQVAHMKGWISKIPGKV; the protein is encoded by the coding sequence ATGGCAAAGAGAAAATATGTAGATGGACCAGCAATGTCGACCGATAACAGTGATGTCGAGTCGTCATTGGAGCCTGAATTCAAGGTGTTGTTGATCAATAGAGGCGATGCCGAGTCATCACCAAGGGCTGAATATGAGGTGTTCTTGAATTTCAGAGGGCTCGATACTTGCTTGAACTTTATAGACTGTCTCTATCACGCCATGGACGGAGCTGGTATTCGTGTTTTTAGAGACGATGAAGAGATTAGAAAAGGTGAAGCGATCGAAGGCAAATTGGAGCGTGCGATCAAGATCTCCACAATCTGTATTTCCATCTTCTCTAAAAATTATACGTCCAGTGTGTGGTGTCTTCGTGAGCTTGCATACATGATGGATTGCAAAGCGATGATTCTGCCAATTTTCTTTGATGTGGAACCGAGAGATGTCAAGCTTAAATCTGAGCTGTACCAGGACGCTCTACAAAAGCATGAAGAGAAATTGGGTTGTGAGGTGGTGCAGCGATGGAAGGATACTCTGAAGCAAGTCGCTCATATGAAAGGATGGATCTCAAAGATACCGGGTAAGGtttga